One region of Bdellovibrio bacteriovorus genomic DNA includes:
- a CDS encoding flagellar hook-length control protein FliK, whose protein sequence is MLQSIVGPPMVGATDLRSQPERTVDKDFKGSGSESSFGKALEDKMSAKSPKESKEVKESPQKETRQKEEKEPQQAKAEAKKEQPVDKTEGKIAKKAVRQQAIQEFMDSFESEFQIPPTRLVEAMAQLDDKQLTQSPEVTAEAVIDQLGLSEADAEKAQAMYAALLVQLSQMPTQQQPKPTPEMVTGGAGMTQQNMQMRVATAQGKQDALTASVDRMNKKFWTTPEQQTPPTAMPSLDAALAQNLNIDEESMSAALDQEVPMEAPPVMEMPEAPANAKPLPELPPHLKGQMNETMSPALLAALAAKQAAAKAQGAEGQPAAEQAPELMNEFQQVAQAPKLEKPQALLAGQVPQANAKMANQEFFQNQSQGQMMQQNSQNLAQQGMSSEKESALTKLTTKSADFKSSLSGLEAVHAQPIKGEALGLPQATPVAAAAAPTPVNQAENEAAVKQLMNQAQYLIKKGGGEMKVQMTPEGMGTIHLKVMLQDGKVNMQMSADTQEAKKAIESSLAELKTSLAAHKLSMENVKVDVVNSTSADTAMQNQTNNNGNQQRDQARQFWNQFNENFGSQGRREGYSEMPNLKGYGMRNRDPLQPIETSSTARSSRKVEGKGSGLNLVA, encoded by the coding sequence TTGTTACAAAGTATCGTCGGACCCCCAATGGTGGGTGCGACCGATTTGAGGTCTCAACCGGAAAGAACGGTGGATAAAGACTTCAAAGGTTCCGGCTCCGAATCTTCATTCGGCAAGGCCCTCGAAGACAAGATGTCTGCAAAGAGCCCGAAAGAATCGAAGGAAGTGAAAGAGTCACCGCAGAAGGAAACTCGGCAGAAAGAGGAAAAAGAACCTCAGCAAGCCAAGGCCGAAGCGAAGAAGGAACAACCGGTCGACAAAACCGAAGGGAAGATAGCCAAGAAGGCAGTTCGACAGCAGGCAATTCAAGAGTTCATGGACTCATTCGAGAGTGAATTCCAAATCCCTCCCACACGACTTGTGGAGGCGATGGCCCAGCTGGACGACAAGCAACTTACACAATCTCCCGAGGTAACAGCGGAAGCTGTGATTGATCAATTGGGTTTAAGCGAAGCAGACGCTGAAAAAGCGCAGGCCATGTATGCCGCTTTGCTTGTGCAACTCAGTCAGATGCCAACACAGCAACAACCCAAGCCGACACCAGAAATGGTGACGGGTGGCGCTGGTATGACTCAACAAAACATGCAAATGCGTGTGGCGACGGCTCAAGGCAAGCAAGATGCTTTGACCGCTTCCGTAGATCGCATGAATAAAAAGTTTTGGACGACCCCAGAGCAGCAAACTCCACCCACGGCAATGCCGTCCTTGGACGCGGCTTTAGCGCAAAATCTGAACATAGATGAAGAGTCTATGTCAGCGGCGTTAGACCAGGAAGTTCCAATGGAAGCGCCGCCGGTGATGGAAATGCCTGAAGCTCCGGCCAACGCAAAGCCATTGCCTGAATTGCCACCGCACTTAAAAGGCCAAATGAATGAGACGATGTCTCCGGCCTTGTTGGCGGCACTCGCGGCGAAACAAGCGGCGGCGAAAGCTCAAGGTGCTGAAGGGCAACCAGCGGCGGAACAAGCTCCTGAGTTGATGAATGAGTTCCAACAGGTAGCGCAAGCTCCTAAACTTGAAAAGCCTCAAGCATTGCTTGCCGGACAAGTTCCGCAGGCGAATGCCAAGATGGCCAATCAGGAATTCTTCCAAAACCAATCTCAGGGACAAATGATGCAACAGAATTCGCAGAATCTGGCGCAACAGGGAATGTCCTCTGAAAAAGAAAGTGCATTGACGAAACTGACGACGAAAAGTGCGGATTTCAAATCCAGCCTTTCCGGTCTTGAAGCGGTTCATGCTCAGCCTATCAAGGGCGAAGCTTTGGGTCTGCCTCAAGCAACACCTGTAGCCGCAGCTGCAGCGCCAACGCCCGTCAATCAAGCTGAGAACGAAGCCGCAGTGAAGCAGCTCATGAATCAAGCCCAATATCTTATTAAAAAAGGTGGCGGGGAGATGAAAGTTCAAATGACTCCAGAAGGCATGGGAACCATTCATCTGAAAGTGATGCTTCAAGACGGTAAAGTGAACATGCAGATGTCAGCAGATACTCAAGAGGCTAAGAAGGCGATTGAGTCTAGTCTAGCTGAACTGAAAACCAGTCTTGCTGCTCACAAGCTCTCAATGGAAAATGTAAAGGTGGATGTTGTGAATTCAACGTCTGCGGATACAGCGATGCAAAACCAAACCAATAACAACGGCAATCAGCAGCGTGATCAAGCTCGCCAGTTCTGGAACCAGTTCAACGAAAACTTCGGTTCACAAGGACGTCGCGAAGGTTACTCTGAAATGCCAAACTTAAAAGGTTATGGAATGCGCAATCGCGATCCACTTCAACCGATCGAAACTTCCAGCACCGCTCGAAGTTCCCGCAAAGTTGAAGGCAAAGGCAGCGGATTAAATCTTGTAGCTTAA
- a CDS encoding flagellar hook protein FlgE, with translation MGILSSLYTGVSGMTAQGEALGVIGDNIANANTIGFKASRAEFQDIISKNLKGILGGNQIGRGVKIGAVNPILTQGNIDATEKVTDLAISGDGYFKVKGSDGESFTRDGSFHFDREGYLVTNDNQRVQGFSTDEKGNIVNKMTDIKFPRALIPAKATKELKLDLNLDSRMEATKKFDIKDPYSTSHYSTGVEMYDSQGNKHLVSFFFNKVADREWEFKGLVDGKEVTGGEDGALSQVVAGKLTFTVDGKLDSQEVTDSAFNFKGGALQGQQVKINFGDAIKDGGKGLEGTKQYGKNSDLISWNQDGAAAGTITGLSFNDEGILTAVYSNGQASDLAQIALAKFENPEALFKVGNNRLKESRDSGAASLGGPGSAGRGKLFAKSLERSTVDLATEFVNMIQNQRGFQANAKTITTTDELLNEVIQLKR, from the coding sequence ATGGGTATTCTTTCATCTCTTTACACGGGTGTGTCTGGTATGACTGCGCAAGGCGAGGCTTTGGGCGTTATCGGGGACAACATCGCCAACGCGAACACTATCGGTTTCAAAGCAAGCCGTGCAGAATTCCAAGACATTATTTCTAAAAACTTAAAAGGTATTCTTGGTGGTAACCAAATCGGTCGCGGTGTGAAGATCGGTGCAGTAAACCCAATCTTAACTCAAGGTAACATCGACGCTACAGAAAAAGTCACTGACTTGGCGATTTCTGGTGACGGTTACTTCAAAGTAAAAGGTTCCGATGGTGAATCTTTCACTCGTGACGGTTCTTTCCACTTTGACCGTGAAGGTTACTTGGTAACGAACGACAATCAAAGAGTTCAAGGTTTCTCGACAGACGAGAAGGGCAATATCGTTAACAAAATGACAGATATCAAATTCCCTCGAGCTTTGATCCCAGCGAAAGCTACAAAAGAATTGAAATTGGATTTGAACTTAGACTCGCGCATGGAAGCGACTAAGAAATTTGATATCAAAGATCCATATTCTACCTCTCACTACTCTACAGGTGTAGAGATGTATGACTCTCAAGGTAACAAACACTTGGTAAGCTTCTTCTTCAATAAAGTGGCTGATCGTGAGTGGGAATTCAAAGGTTTGGTTGACGGTAAAGAAGTGACTGGTGGCGAAGACGGAGCATTGTCTCAAGTTGTTGCTGGTAAATTGACTTTCACAGTTGACGGTAAATTGGATTCACAAGAAGTGACTGACTCTGCATTCAACTTCAAGGGCGGTGCTCTTCAGGGTCAACAAGTTAAGATCAACTTCGGTGACGCTATTAAAGATGGCGGTAAAGGTTTGGAAGGTACTAAGCAGTACGGTAAAAACTCGGACTTGATCTCTTGGAACCAAGACGGAGCGGCGGCAGGAACAATCACTGGCTTGTCATTCAATGATGAAGGTATCTTGACTGCGGTTTACTCGAACGGACAAGCTTCTGACCTTGCTCAGATCGCTCTTGCGAAATTCGAAAATCCGGAAGCCCTATTCAAAGTTGGTAACAATCGTTTGAAAGAATCTAGAGACTCTGGTGCTGCTTCTTTGGGTGGCCCGGGTTCAGCAGGCCGCGGTAAGTTGTTCGCAAAATCTCTTGAGAGATCTACTGTAGATTTGGCGACTGAATTCGTAAACATGATTCAAAATCAACGTGGTTTCCAAGCGAATGCGAAGACAATCACGACGACAGATGAACTTTTGAACGAGGTTATCCAGCTTAAGAGATAA
- a CDS encoding TIGR02530 family flagellar biosynthesis protein, whose amino-acid sequence MVDLKKIQTFDQLVPSQPGKIKQPDLGKGPSFKDTLNNISGVTPQNVGQVNPQGLAKAVEGVKFSNHAIERMRTRGISYSPEDITKLQDAISRAAAKGSKDSLVLMNDSALIVSVKNNTVVTVMDKNALKENVFTNIDSTVVI is encoded by the coding sequence ATGGTAGATTTAAAGAAGATACAAACATTCGATCAACTTGTTCCGAGCCAGCCAGGGAAGATAAAACAACCTGACTTGGGTAAGGGACCTTCCTTCAAGGACACCTTGAACAACATCTCGGGCGTAACGCCTCAGAATGTTGGACAAGTAAATCCTCAAGGCCTTGCCAAGGCTGTTGAAGGAGTGAAGTTCTCGAATCACGCGATTGAGCGCATGAGAACTCGGGGGATTAGTTATTCACCTGAGGACATCACGAAGCTGCAAGACGCGATCTCGAGAGCGGCGGCGAAAGGTTCCAAGGATTCATTAGTGTTAATGAATGACTCGGCACTGATCGTCAGCGTGAAGAATAATACCGTTGTGACGGTGATGGATAAGAATGCATTGAAAGAAAATGTATTCACGAACATCGACTCAACAGTAGTTATCTAG
- a CDS encoding FliH/SctL family protein yields MQWSNSKLSSGSGSSNASLNAKTKSVLPKEVAEKTVLEFVPVRFDLGTPEQALNYLAEKKKGSDFRMNDAVRMQTGIDDVEQVSEEEKVEEAALEKLKEIQEGAYEEAYRLGLEEGRKEAFEKVSAEIASRMETMDVLLNGIKEMKTEMAAFNESHLVKLAFHMAARLAKTELQNNNEVMIQILKDAVSLSQDEENITVRVSPGQFEFLEELKKESGRELEFVKKIRFEPSSEVADGGCIVETNYGEVDARIEQRIEQLWTALSENMPKVKDKVAS; encoded by the coding sequence ATGCAATGGTCTAATTCCAAGCTTAGTTCGGGCTCCGGGAGCTCTAACGCCTCTCTTAATGCTAAGACGAAGTCAGTTCTTCCTAAGGAAGTGGCTGAAAAGACCGTGCTTGAGTTTGTACCCGTTCGTTTCGATCTGGGTACTCCCGAGCAGGCTTTAAACTATCTTGCCGAAAAGAAAAAGGGTTCTGACTTCCGAATGAACGATGCCGTCCGTATGCAAACGGGTATTGATGATGTCGAGCAAGTCAGTGAAGAAGAAAAGGTCGAAGAAGCGGCTCTTGAAAAACTAAAAGAGATTCAAGAGGGCGCTTATGAAGAGGCTTATCGCCTAGGGTTGGAAGAAGGCCGCAAAGAGGCTTTTGAAAAAGTTTCTGCGGAAATCGCTTCGCGCATGGAAACCATGGATGTTCTTTTGAACGGCATCAAAGAAATGAAAACAGAGATGGCCGCATTCAATGAGTCTCATTTGGTCAAGTTGGCTTTCCACATGGCGGCTCGTCTGGCGAAGACGGAGCTTCAGAATAATAATGAAGTGATGATCCAAATCCTCAAAGATGCCGTCAGTCTTTCTCAAGACGAAGAAAATATCACGGTGCGCGTTTCTCCGGGACAGTTTGAATTCCTCGAGGAGCTGAAAAAAGAATCGGGCCGCGAGTTGGAATTCGTAAAGAAAATCCGTTTTGAGCCAAGTTCTGAAGTCGCCGACGGCGGTTGTATTGTTGAAACCAACTACGGTGAAGTCGATGCGCGCATTGAACAGCGTATTGAACAACTGTGGACCGCTCTTTCTGAAAACATGCCGAAAGTTAAAGACAAGGTTGCTAGCTAA
- a CDS encoding FliI/YscN family ATPase, with product MNELELNLEKYSDVISSIHLTRDSGKVTEVNGMLIKGYLPGASVGSIVQIIPSGMDKSFLAEVVGFKDKHVLMMALNDMRGVALGSKIILARQIATVRAGDELLGRVVDGLGRPLDDKGEVENFREIPLYSEVRNPLDRRPIREPIDLGIRAINGALTAGLGQRVAIMAGSGVGKSVLLGMMARNTNADVNVIAMIGERGREVREFIEHDLGPQGMARSVVVCVTSDQSPLLRMRGAYVATALAEYFCSQGKNVLLMMDSVTRFAMAQREIGLSTGEPPSQKGYTPSVFATLPKLLERAGSFEGEGSITGFYTTLVEGDDMNDPIGDSVRSIVDGHIVLSRALAQKGHFPAIDVMQSASRVMRAVSSPEHAKLAQKLRETLAVYKDAEDLINIGAYKPGSNPKIDKAVKVIDAVNDFLKQRVEDPTNFTQTVRQMQQILMNA from the coding sequence ATGAACGAACTTGAACTGAATCTGGAGAAGTACTCTGATGTCATCAGCTCCATCCACTTGACTCGCGATAGCGGTAAAGTGACGGAAGTAAATGGCATGCTGATTAAGGGCTATCTTCCAGGTGCCAGTGTCGGAAGTATCGTGCAAATCATCCCCTCGGGTATGGATAAGTCCTTCCTGGCGGAGGTTGTTGGTTTTAAAGACAAACATGTTCTGATGATGGCCCTGAATGACATGCGTGGCGTGGCTTTGGGTTCTAAAATCATTCTGGCTCGCCAGATTGCCACGGTCCGTGCGGGTGATGAGCTTTTAGGCCGTGTGGTGGATGGCTTAGGTCGTCCTTTGGATGACAAGGGCGAAGTCGAAAATTTCCGTGAAATTCCTCTTTACAGTGAAGTGCGAAATCCTTTGGATCGTCGCCCTATTCGCGAACCTATTGACTTGGGCATTCGTGCTATCAATGGCGCATTAACCGCGGGCCTGGGCCAGCGTGTCGCTATTATGGCAGGTTCTGGTGTTGGTAAGTCTGTCCTTTTGGGGATGATGGCCCGAAACACCAATGCCGACGTGAATGTGATCGCGATGATTGGTGAACGTGGGCGTGAGGTTCGGGAGTTCATCGAACACGATTTGGGGCCGCAGGGAATGGCTCGATCTGTGGTTGTTTGTGTGACCAGTGACCAAAGCCCGCTGCTTCGTATGCGTGGAGCCTATGTGGCAACAGCCTTGGCAGAGTATTTCTGTTCTCAGGGCAAAAATGTTCTTTTAATGATGGACTCCGTCACACGTTTTGCGATGGCTCAACGTGAAATCGGTCTTAGCACAGGAGAGCCGCCTTCACAAAAAGGTTATACACCGAGTGTGTTTGCTACTTTGCCAAAACTTTTAGAGCGTGCCGGTTCTTTTGAAGGAGAAGGCAGTATCACAGGTTTCTATACGACTCTCGTTGAAGGTGACGATATGAATGATCCTATTGGGGATTCAGTTCGTTCCATCGTCGATGGACATATTGTTTTAAGCCGTGCTTTGGCGCAAAAAGGTCATTTCCCAGCGATTGATGTTATGCAAAGTGCAAGTCGGGTGATGCGAGCGGTTTCTTCGCCAGAACACGCTAAGCTCGCGCAGAAGCTCAGAGAAACCTTAGCCGTCTATAAAGACGCCGAAGATTTGATCAATATCGGTGCCTATAAGCCGGGATCAAATCCTAAGATCGATAAAGCGGTGAAAGTGATCGATGCGGTGAATGACTTCTTAAAACAAAGAGTCGAAGACCCAACAAATTTCACCCAGACCGTCCGTCAAATGCAGCAAATCCTTATGAACGCTTAA
- the fliF gene encoding flagellar basal-body MS-ring/collar protein FliF translates to MNKIFGGLVVQFREFFKNLGPTKRLSVIAVTVIAVVALLTMLFMASGKDYVPLFTNIPTEQVSTIVAKLNEKNIPFQLRDEGKTVAIPKELLHSTQMTLMSEIGSPKMGSIGLEIFDKQDFGMNSYAQKINYQRALQGELMRAINTLTAVKQSKVILALPNKKTFLEEGGQASASVVVELHQGKELAPEQVRGIRYLVANAVEGMDADKVTVLDERGKVLTRQENGATTGSNDLLDLKAKIEGDLENRIEDILSKVVGHAKVVAKVDATLNHRVISSVEELVDPDKTAIRSQQSEEESLDGSRVNPAGVPGSRSNLPGAEDQGTVGFKQDVKKEIKTTNYEVPKTVRNIREAAGNLERVSVAVVVDGIAVTKTKEDGTTETTYQPRSAEDLKKYEDLVKNAIGFNTARGDSVKIESMQFQPEDFSEAEKILTTLERKKLIHALFKWALLGFSLALFFFIVVRPFMQWITDSFQDSVEEMLPRTIEELEELQSVDNTLPGMSAALPVLQESIDPEKAESELLKDRIMATMSRDEEKAANAFGMWLVRKDG, encoded by the coding sequence TTGAACAAAATATTTGGCGGATTGGTTGTCCAGTTTAGAGAGTTCTTCAAGAATTTAGGGCCAACCAAAAGACTTTCAGTCATTGCGGTTACAGTCATAGCTGTTGTGGCTTTATTGACGATGCTTTTCATGGCATCCGGTAAAGACTATGTACCGCTTTTCACCAATATTCCGACAGAACAAGTTTCTACCATCGTTGCAAAACTGAATGAAAAGAACATCCCCTTCCAACTTCGTGACGAAGGTAAAACTGTTGCTATTCCGAAAGAGCTTCTTCATTCAACGCAAATGACGTTGATGTCTGAAATCGGCTCTCCAAAAATGGGTTCCATCGGTCTTGAAATTTTCGATAAGCAAGATTTTGGGATGAACTCTTACGCTCAGAAAATCAATTACCAAAGAGCCCTTCAAGGTGAATTGATGAGAGCGATCAACACTTTGACGGCCGTAAAACAGTCCAAAGTAATCTTGGCTTTGCCAAATAAAAAAACATTCCTTGAAGAAGGCGGCCAGGCATCAGCTTCGGTTGTGGTTGAACTTCATCAAGGTAAAGAACTTGCTCCGGAACAAGTTCGTGGTATCCGCTACCTAGTTGCGAATGCAGTTGAAGGTATGGATGCTGATAAAGTCACCGTTCTTGATGAACGTGGTAAAGTTCTGACTCGTCAGGAAAATGGCGCGACGACAGGTTCTAACGATCTTTTGGATCTAAAGGCAAAAATCGAAGGCGATCTTGAGAATCGTATCGAAGACATCCTTTCTAAAGTAGTAGGTCACGCTAAAGTCGTTGCGAAAGTGGATGCGACTTTGAATCACCGTGTGATCTCTTCGGTTGAAGAATTGGTTGATCCAGATAAAACGGCGATTCGTTCACAACAATCTGAGGAAGAATCTTTAGATGGTTCGCGTGTGAATCCAGCCGGCGTTCCGGGGTCTCGTTCGAATCTTCCAGGTGCGGAAGATCAAGGAACTGTAGGCTTCAAGCAAGACGTTAAAAAAGAAATCAAAACGACGAACTATGAAGTTCCAAAAACAGTGCGCAACATTCGTGAGGCCGCTGGGAACTTAGAGCGCGTGAGTGTCGCGGTTGTGGTTGATGGTATTGCCGTTACTAAAACAAAAGAAGACGGCACAACAGAGACGACTTACCAACCTCGCAGCGCGGAAGATCTTAAAAAGTACGAAGACCTGGTTAAAAACGCGATCGGTTTCAATACAGCTCGTGGTGACAGTGTTAAAATTGAAAGCATGCAGTTCCAACCAGAAGACTTCTCTGAAGCAGAGAAGATCTTAACGACATTGGAACGCAAGAAGTTGATCCATGCCTTGTTTAAATGGGCGTTGTTGGGATTCAGCTTGGCTCTGTTCTTCTTCATCGTGGTTCGTCCATTCATGCAGTGGATTACAGACAGCTTCCAAGACTCTGTGGAGGAAATGTTGCCTCGTACAATTGAAGAACTTGAAGAATTACAATCCGTGGATAACACGCTTCCTGGTATGTCGGCGGCTCTTCCTGTCCTGCAGGAATCAATCGATCCAGAAAAAGCGGAAAGCGAACTTCTCAAAGATCGTATCATGGCGACTATGTCACGAGACGAAGAGAAAGCAGCCAATGCCTTTGGTATGTGGCTTGTTAGGAAGGATGGCTAA
- a CDS encoding MotE family protein, whose amino-acid sequence MKNGYDQFFQNARKVADQQQGGMKFNKKPAATKLHLDLASEDVEQQLRRRMKMSQPKRKKKATIPWKMVGVSFMGLMMAIWGFQNHEEVERIIKRVEFQMTGQAYAEEAPKAAAAAPVEKSVESAPAAASMSSVEIDHLQKLNERKKELDAREEELNRMEGELQVQKVELEKRLKDLEEMRAKISGILEERVKADDQKVDTLVQMYTNMKAPQAAKVFETMDEDLAIEILGRMKKKNAADIMNLLKPEKAQVLSEMFAGYKRRPASDAK is encoded by the coding sequence ATGAAAAACGGATACGATCAATTTTTCCAAAATGCACGTAAAGTCGCCGATCAACAGCAAGGTGGAATGAAGTTCAATAAAAAACCTGCAGCGACAAAATTGCATTTGGATCTTGCATCGGAAGACGTTGAGCAACAACTGCGCCGCCGTATGAAAATGTCTCAACCAAAAAGGAAGAAAAAAGCCACGATTCCTTGGAAGATGGTGGGCGTTTCTTTTATGGGTTTGATGATGGCAATCTGGGGATTCCAAAATCACGAAGAAGTCGAAAGAATTATCAAGCGCGTGGAATTTCAAATGACCGGTCAGGCCTATGCTGAAGAAGCACCGAAAGCGGCGGCAGCTGCGCCTGTGGAAAAATCCGTGGAAAGCGCTCCAGCGGCGGCTTCTATGAGTAGCGTTGAAATTGATCACCTGCAAAAATTAAATGAAAGAAAAAAAGAACTTGATGCACGTGAAGAAGAACTCAACCGTATGGAGGGGGAACTTCAAGTACAGAAAGTGGAACTGGAAAAGCGTTTGAAAGATCTTGAAGAGATGCGCGCGAAAATTTCCGGCATCCTTGAAGAACGGGTCAAGGCTGACGACCAGAAGGTCGATACCTTGGTACAGATGTACACCAATATGAAAGCGCCACAAGCGGCCAAAGTCTTTGAGACAATGGACGAGGATTTGGCAATTGAAATACTTGGTCGTATGAAAAAGAAGAACGCTGCTGATATTATGAATTTGTTAAAACCAGAGAAGGCTCAGGTTCTGTCTGAGATGTTCGCTGGCTATAAAAGACGTCCCGCAAGCGACGCAAAATAA
- the fliJ gene encoding flagellar export protein FliJ, which produces MKFKFPLQKVLEHRKIKENLAQKDFQGAMLLLNKENELLEQMNEQVTGAHAQAGALAHQGGAQGPALSQIHEFLKGQQIRIQRQKQKVQEIEKLVEAKREILRQAAQEYKIMEKMRENKFEEYRLGRLAQDQKDMDEQSILRFKAVKES; this is translated from the coding sequence ATGAAGTTTAAATTTCCACTCCAAAAAGTCTTAGAACATCGTAAGATCAAGGAAAATCTGGCCCAGAAGGACTTTCAGGGGGCCATGCTTCTTTTAAACAAAGAAAACGAGCTTCTTGAGCAGATGAATGAGCAAGTGACGGGAGCGCATGCGCAAGCCGGCGCTTTAGCGCATCAGGGCGGGGCCCAAGGTCCAGCTCTGTCTCAGATTCATGAATTCTTAAAAGGGCAGCAAATCCGCATCCAGCGCCAAAAGCAAAAAGTTCAAGAAATCGAAAAATTGGTCGAGGCCAAAAGAGAGATTTTGCGACAAGCCGCTCAGGAATATAAAATTATGGAGAAGATGCGTGAAAACAAGTTCGAGGAATATCGACTTGGTAGACTTGCGCAAGACCAAAAAGACATGGATGAGCAAAGCATCCTGCGCTTTAAAGCGGTGAAGGAATCCTAA
- a CDS encoding flagellar hook assembly protein FlgD, translating to MAVMSTKLGVNAFGATTTKAENVGASNISALDKDKLGGENVGEVLNKIVDANWTDPAKKARTTGNPNLDKDAFFKLMLTQMKNQDPTNPMKSHEMAAQLANFSSLEQMQNMNRTLEELKNGQKPTESFQALNLIGKAVSGDSSKVVRGVNDKEHDFKFNLPMEAAEVSVKVRDAEGNIVRSYNLKGLKPGENKLTWNGEDEKAMKAPPGEYQFIAEAKTGDGKKMGLKTDFEGMITGVSYSPEGPVLHVGNQAIRFSDVKKITDPRLMSNDQKINDVTNLDLKKDDALGQTEKEGNVVQQTSSTASAPTAKSNIMKNVGLSRDMMEKIAKETAK from the coding sequence ATGGCAGTCATGAGTACCAAACTAGGAGTCAACGCATTCGGCGCAACAACTACGAAAGCCGAAAACGTGGGTGCTTCTAACATCAGTGCTCTCGATAAAGATAAACTTGGCGGCGAAAACGTCGGCGAAGTTTTAAATAAAATCGTTGATGCCAATTGGACGGATCCAGCGAAGAAAGCCCGTACAACGGGGAATCCCAACTTGGATAAAGATGCTTTCTTCAAGTTGATGCTGACGCAAATGAAAAACCAAGATCCGACGAATCCAATGAAGAGTCACGAGATGGCGGCACAGCTTGCAAACTTCTCGTCTCTAGAGCAAATGCAGAACATGAACAGAACATTGGAAGAATTGAAAAACGGACAGAAACCAACAGAAAGTTTCCAAGCGTTGAACTTGATCGGCAAAGCTGTATCAGGTGATTCTTCGAAAGTTGTTCGTGGCGTGAATGATAAAGAACACGATTTCAAATTCAATCTTCCAATGGAAGCGGCGGAAGTGAGTGTGAAAGTTCGTGATGCCGAAGGAAACATTGTTCGTTCATACAACCTCAAAGGTTTGAAGCCAGGTGAAAACAAACTGACTTGGAACGGTGAGGATGAAAAAGCAATGAAAGCTCCTCCGGGAGAATATCAATTCATCGCAGAAGCAAAAACAGGCGATGGCAAAAAAATGGGATTGAAAACAGACTTCGAAGGAATGATCACAGGCGTGAGTTATTCACCAGAAGGCCCTGTTCTTCACGTGGGAAATCAGGCGATTCGTTTCTCTGACGTGAAAAAGATCACAGACCCTCGTCTTATGAGTAACGACCAGAAAATAAATGATGTTACAAACCTAGACTTGAAGAAAGATGATGCCCTAGGACAAACTGAAAAAGAGGGGAATGTTGTTCAACAAACATCTTCCACTGCTAGCGCTCCTACGGCAAAATCGAATATCATGAAGAATGTGGGTTTGTCCCGCGACATGATGGAGAAGATCGCTAAGGAGACAGCGAAGTAA
- the fliG gene encoding flagellar motor switch protein FliG encodes MKLHKADNIEYEQLKGFDKAAILINYLGKDAVKVLLRRMDDADIRKLINQMSKLRVVPVHVTKRVLEEFYEMISETEDYIFSESISAKDTIVDALGEERARGILGGLNITSGGSRSLESLEMVDAKSLATFLVNEHPQTVAVILAHLEPEKKGEVLKRLPEALQAEVVLRMANLEHVDPELISEIDKVLKNQLSNTATVEQAALGGVQPVAEMLNVMDKNTETAIMSRLEEKDPLLAEEIRKLMFVFDDVVKIDDRGIQALLKEVPNEKLLLALKTASEEIRGKILKNLSQRAADMLREDLSNMGPSRLSDVESAQQEIVNVARRLEAEGKILIARGGSEDAMV; translated from the coding sequence ATGAAATTACATAAGGCCGATAATATCGAGTATGAACAGCTCAAAGGTTTTGATAAGGCCGCAATCCTTATCAACTATCTGGGTAAAGACGCTGTCAAAGTCCTTCTTCGCCGCATGGATGATGCTGACATTCGCAAACTTATCAATCAGATGAGTAAATTGCGTGTCGTTCCTGTTCACGTGACAAAGCGTGTGTTGGAAGAGTTCTATGAAATGATCTCTGAAACAGAAGATTACATCTTCTCTGAAAGCATCTCTGCCAAAGACACGATCGTCGATGCCTTGGGAGAGGAAAGAGCCCGTGGTATCCTGGGTGGTTTGAATATCACATCCGGTGGATCGCGCTCTTTGGAGTCTCTTGAAATGGTCGATGCGAAATCTTTGGCGACGTTCTTAGTGAACGAACATCCTCAGACAGTCGCTGTGATCTTGGCGCACCTAGAGCCTGAGAAAAAAGGTGAGGTTCTAAAACGTCTTCCAGAAGCCCTTCAAGCCGAAGTGGTACTGCGTATGGCGAACTTGGAACACGTAGATCCGGAATTGATTTCTGAAATCGACAAAGTTTTGAAAAACCAATTGTCCAATACGGCAACGGTCGAACAAGCCGCTTTGGGGGGTGTTCAGCCGGTGGCGGAAATGCTCAACGTTATGGACAAGAATACCGAGACGGCGATCATGTCCCGCTTGGAAGAAAAAGATCCTCTTCTTGCCGAAGAGATCCGCAAGCTCATGTTCGTTTTCGACGACGTTGTCAAAATCGACGACCGTGGTATTCAAGCGCTTCTCAAAGAAGTGCCGAACGAAAAACTTCTTCTGGCACTCAAGACAGCCAGCGAAGAGATTCGTGGAAAAATCCTCAAGAATCTTTCTCAACGTGCGGCAGATATGTTGCGCGAAGATTTGTCGAACATGGGACCTTCTCGTTTGTCAGACGTCGAGTCTGCACAACAAGAGATCGTCAACGTGGCTCGCCGCTTAGAGGCGGAAGGAAAGATCTTGATCGCAAGAGGTGGTTCAGAAGATGCAATGGTCTAA